GAAATGCACGTTCAAGTGTTTCACGATGCATAGGATGAGCAAGGCTGATTAGTGCTGCCGCCCGTTGCTTTAAACTTTTACCAAACAGGTTTACTTTACCATACTCGGTTACCACCCAGTGTACATGACCCCGGGTTGTAACTACTCCTGCGCCCTCCTTTAAAAAAGGAACGATCCTCGAAATTCCTTTGGAAGTCACAGAAGGAAGAGCAATGATGGGTTTACCGCCCTCAGAAAGGGAAGCTCCATGAATAAAATCCATTTGCCCACCAATTCCTGAATATTGATAAGTACCCATAGAATCGGCGCAAATCTGCCCGGTTAAATCCAATTCTATAGCTGAATTTATAGCGGTAACTTTGGGATTCTGACGGATAATGCTCGTGTCATTTGCATAAGCAATATCCATTACCCGGATGATCGGGTTGTCATCAACAAAATCATAGAGCTTTCTTGTTCCGATCATAAAAGAGGTAATAGATTTACCCCGGTTTATTTTTTTTAAACTGTTGTTGATCACTCCGTTTTGAATCAGCGGGATCACTCCATCAGAAAGCATTTCTGTATGTAAACCCAGATTTTTGTGGCCGGTCAGGTTTTTTAATACCTGGTCTGGAATCCCTCCAATTCCCAGCTGCAATGTTGCCCCATCCTCTACAAGGGACGCAATATTCGCTCCGATGGTTACCATGGCTTCATTTGTTTTTGCTGCATAATCTACTTCGGGTAGCTCTTCTTCATGCCATACCAATGTGTGGAGTTTACTGATATGGACAAAACCATGCCCATGGGTTCTGGGGACTTTGGGGTTTACCTGGGCAATGATATGTTTTGCCGTATCTATTGCCGCCCTGGCAATGTCAACGGAGGTGCCAAGAGAGCAATATCCATGGACATCAGGTTCTGATACCTGAATCATAGCAACATCAATAGGGAGGAAACCTTCTTTAAACAATTTGGGAATCTGACTCAGGAACACAGGCACATAGTCGCCATATGGACTATTGGCTACGGCTCTGGTATTTGCAGAAACAAACAAGGAGTTGAAAAAAAAACTTCCCCGATAGTCCGCAGCATTGAAATCAATATCTCCCAGAGTGGTAATACTGGTAATCTCTACTTTTTTTAAATCGCGGTGTCTTTCCTGTAAGGCCTTTACCAAATGGATTGGAGTTGCGGCACTGCCATGGATAAATACACGATCGCCTGATTTTATTGTTTGTACTGCTTCTGCGGCAGTTAGGTAAGTTGGAGAATTCATTTGTCTAATGGGCTTTTGTTAAAATTAATGGGTCCTGAGCACCAAAAATCTCTTGTTTTACGTACTGGAAATCTTCAAATAATATGTTGATCTCGTTTTCCAGATCCAAATGCTTATTGAGCAATAAGATACTTATGTTTTGGGTTGAATCCAGTATAATGGGTTCCAGAAACTTCAGGTAAGCCGTAACATGTAGTGAGGCCTCTTTAATTTTCCGTTCAAGCATTTCCGTTCTTTGTAAGAGCAATTGCAGGTTGCTGATTTTTCCTTTGATGTTACAGATATAGCCGGAAGAAAGTTTTCTGAAAAAATTAAGTTCTCCTTTGCAGAATTCCAATCCGGAGAGCCAATATTTGGTCACGAGATAAAGTTCCTGTAATTCATTTTCCAATTGAAGATCATCTATTGTTTTCATGCTTTCCTGGGTTAAATTCCAACGTAAATTTCCAGATAATTATCAGATGGATAGGTGATATTGGTCACTTTTACAACTGATTGTTGTCAGGAAAAAACCGTTTTGTTGACATTAAAAAACTCAGAAATAAACAGCCGCGTGCTCAGGACTCAGGAATATTTTTTAAGAAACTTTGACGAGGGATCGGAGCAGATGGTGGTTAGCCTTAAAGC
This region of Pedobacter steynii genomic DNA includes:
- a CDS encoding acetyl-CoA hydrolase/transferase family protein: MNSPTYLTAAEAVQTIKSGDRVFIHGSAATPIHLVKALQERHRDLKKVEITSITTLGDIDFNAADYRGSFFFNSLFVSANTRAVANSPYGDYVPVFLSQIPKLFKEGFLPIDVAMIQVSEPDVHGYCSLGTSVDIARAAIDTAKHIIAQVNPKVPRTHGHGFVHISKLHTLVWHEEELPEVDYAAKTNEAMVTIGANIASLVEDGATLQLGIGGIPDQVLKNLTGHKNLGLHTEMLSDGVIPLIQNGVINNSLKKINRGKSITSFMIGTRKLYDFVDDNPIIRVMDIAYANDTSIIRQNPKVTAINSAIELDLTGQICADSMGTYQYSGIGGQMDFIHGASLSEGGKPIIALPSVTSKGISRIVPFLKEGAGVVTTRGHVHWVVTEYGKVNLFGKSLKQRAAALISLAHPMHRETLERAFHDRFSH